The following are encoded together in the Natronolimnobius sp. AArcel1 genome:
- a CDS encoding exonuclease: MSTDGRSASDSTTASALESASFVRLVTRADGDGLAASGLIARALAVRGTPFQVTVGRTIATRTERVQAASGADGDLTIAIGSTDASEAVRLDADNRAATLAAVDHVRELGETPDLVLALAGLVAAGVEPGAGESEWLVETARERGLLERRPGVAVPTADPVDGLAHSTRVAAPWSGNAEATRETLSEAIGQSTLEAVDTDGGLEADDHRAIGSIVALDAVSTEEATDVAAESVQRVLKPYATPEGPFETVGGYADVLQATARTEPGTGAALAMGHEARAPALDAWREYGNATHEALETASTGRYDGLVVIDTDDGPVEAVAEVATAYRSPEPLVLSLATGEAALSARGDAMVPLEGIARDLEDATGVSVAYDGRADGRRGYLQYDSSVDEATIIETVREYQ, translated from the coding sequence ATGTCCACCGACGGCCGTTCCGCGTCCGATTCGACGACCGCCAGCGCACTCGAGAGCGCGAGCTTCGTTCGCCTCGTCACGCGAGCGGACGGTGACGGGCTCGCAGCGAGCGGGCTCATTGCTCGAGCGCTGGCTGTGCGCGGAACGCCGTTTCAGGTGACAGTCGGCCGCACGATCGCGACACGCACGGAGCGAGTCCAGGCAGCATCCGGTGCCGACGGTGATCTGACGATTGCCATCGGCTCGACCGACGCTTCCGAAGCGGTGCGTCTCGATGCCGACAATCGGGCGGCCACGCTGGCCGCTGTCGATCACGTTCGTGAACTCGGCGAGACGCCGGATCTGGTCCTCGCACTCGCAGGTCTCGTTGCTGCTGGCGTTGAGCCAGGAGCCGGAGAAAGCGAGTGGCTCGTCGAGACGGCTCGAGAACGCGGACTTCTCGAGCGCCGACCGGGTGTTGCGGTGCCGACCGCAGACCCCGTTGACGGGCTGGCACACTCGACACGAGTGGCTGCCCCGTGGTCTGGCAACGCCGAAGCGACGCGTGAGACGCTTTCGGAGGCGATTGGACAATCCACTCTCGAGGCTGTCGACACTGATGGCGGCCTCGAGGCGGACGATCACCGAGCAATCGGCTCGATCGTAGCACTCGATGCAGTCAGCACCGAGGAAGCGACTGACGTCGCAGCCGAGTCTGTCCAACGCGTGCTGAAGCCGTACGCGACACCCGAGGGTCCCTTCGAGACCGTTGGCGGCTACGCCGACGTTCTCCAGGCAACGGCCCGAACGGAGCCGGGAACTGGCGCGGCGCTTGCGATGGGTCACGAGGCCCGCGCGCCGGCGCTCGACGCCTGGCGCGAGTACGGCAACGCCACCCACGAGGCACTCGAGACGGCCAGTACCGGGCGATACGACGGATTAGTCGTCATCGACACCGACGACGGCCCTGTCGAGGCAGTCGCCGAGGTGGCGACAGCCTATCGCTCGCCGGAGCCACTCGTCCTCAGTCTCGCGACTGGGGAGGCCGCGCTTTCGGCTCGAGGCGACGCAATGGTCCCGCTCGAGGGCATTGCACGCGATCTCGAGGATGCCACTGGCGTGTCTGTCGCGTACGACGGACGCGCCGATGGGCGGCGTGGCTACCTGCAGTACGACTCCAGCGTAGATGAGGCGACGATCATCGAGACAGTGAGGGAGTACCAATGA
- a CDS encoding KEOPS complex subunit Pcc1: MSRRASATIRTVHDTPERLARALRPDNTDEMETVVDGDTLATTIQRDSTSGLQATADDYVVNLEVALEVLDRGVSGTVDSTDGRGRASDADYNTNTTTNE, encoded by the coding sequence ATGAGTCGACGAGCAAGCGCGACGATTCGGACGGTACACGACACCCCGGAACGACTCGCACGAGCGCTGCGTCCGGACAATACGGACGAGATGGAGACGGTTGTCGACGGCGATACGCTCGCCACAACCATCCAACGCGACTCGACCAGCGGACTCCAGGCGACGGCCGACGACTACGTGGTCAACCTCGAGGTTGCCCTCGAGGTACTCGACCGAGGAGTAAGTGGGACAGTTGATTCAACCGACGGACGCGGGCGAGCGTCCGATGCAGATTACAACACTAACACTACAACCAATGAGTGA
- a CDS encoding 30S ribosomal protein S3ae, whose protein sequence is MSERSVSRAKQEKRWYTVLAPEQFDRQELGETPADEPEKVYGRTIETTLGELNNNASENNTKLTFKINDVGSDSAYTEFKEHSLTRDYLRSLVRRGASKIEAYVTVLTTDDYRVQIQPVAFTTKKADASQEKAIRNQMVEMIEEAAADRTFEELIDSVVEGRLSSGIYGEAKTIYPLRRVEIQKTTLEAHPEEVAEEEATAVDVDEEDVATE, encoded by the coding sequence ATGAGTGAACGTTCAGTTTCACGCGCAAAACAGGAGAAGCGGTGGTACACCGTGCTCGCACCGGAGCAGTTCGACCGGCAGGAGCTTGGCGAGACCCCCGCTGACGAACCGGAGAAAGTCTACGGTCGAACCATCGAGACCACGCTTGGCGAACTCAACAACAACGCCAGCGAGAACAATACCAAGCTGACTTTCAAGATCAACGACGTCGGCAGCGACTCGGCGTACACGGAGTTCAAGGAACACTCCCTGACCCGTGACTACCTGCGTTCGCTGGTCCGACGCGGTGCCTCGAAGATCGAGGCCTACGTTACCGTCCTCACAACGGATGACTACCGCGTCCAGATCCAGCCCGTCGCCTTCACGACGAAAAAGGCAGACGCGAGCCAGGAGAAAGCCATCCGCAACCAGATGGTCGAGATGATCGAAGAGGCTGCAGCCGACCGCACCTTCGAAGAGCTGATCGACAGCGTCGTCGAAGGCCGCCTCTCCTCGGGCATCTACGGCGAAGCCAAGACGATCTACCCGCTTCGCCGCGTCGAGATTCAGAAGACGACCCTCGAGGCACACCCCGAGGAAGTCGCCGAAGAGGAAGCGACTGCCGTCGACGTCGACGAAGAAGACGTCGCGACAGAGTAA
- a CDS encoding PAS domain S-box protein, with product MADDEWAQTLLEYAQDKIAVIDETGRYVYVNEASTDILGIEPTALIGENVFEYIHDDDVVTARQRFERIVETEPEQPNPIRYRHRTATGEWTWLESRVSSVDMTPQFDSDLETDASGGHYVVSSRDISAQVVAEQDRQQARERLEAITQTTGDVLWLFTGDWEELLFVNPAYEEIYGQSIAALEADPSSFIDAIHPDDRAAVRETMRRLSTGKPAGVEYRVNPDHDYDRWVWVRAEPILSDGEVTRIVGFTRDITDRRRRKRQLVVMDTLLRHNLRNDMCVILGMAEQLTRATTDDADASVPTLEPETVSQYTDVICEHGEQLLESASKQRQIIDLLAHAPVRSAADTVSIVSDAIEQTRASYTASIETELPESALAITITELKAAIRELLENAVEHAPSDDPEVTVAIEPTGDDTVAITVQDDCPPIPELEFRVLTGEWEMTDVYHTSGLGLWLVYWVVDLSNGWVDFSRSEDANRGNEITLYLPRAPTAANR from the coding sequence ATGGCCGATGACGAGTGGGCACAAACCTTACTCGAGTACGCCCAGGACAAGATCGCGGTAATCGACGAGACTGGGAGATACGTTTACGTCAACGAGGCGAGTACAGATATACTTGGCATCGAGCCAACGGCGCTCATCGGCGAGAACGTCTTCGAGTACATCCACGATGACGACGTTGTGACGGCCAGGCAGCGATTCGAGCGCATCGTCGAGACGGAGCCGGAGCAGCCAAATCCAATTCGGTATCGCCACCGAACCGCGACCGGCGAGTGGACGTGGCTCGAGAGTCGTGTCTCGAGCGTCGATATGACTCCGCAGTTCGATTCTGATCTCGAGACTGACGCGTCCGGTGGGCACTACGTGGTAAGTTCGCGGGATATCTCTGCGCAGGTTGTTGCCGAACAGGATCGCCAGCAAGCCCGCGAGCGCCTCGAGGCGATTACACAGACGACTGGCGATGTGCTGTGGCTGTTTACTGGCGATTGGGAGGAGCTCCTCTTTGTCAATCCTGCCTACGAGGAGATTTACGGCCAGTCAATTGCTGCACTTGAGGCGGATCCGTCGTCGTTTATAGACGCGATTCACCCGGACGATCGTGCGGCCGTCAGAGAGACGATGCGACGGCTCTCGACGGGGAAGCCGGCGGGCGTTGAGTACCGCGTGAACCCCGATCATGATTACGACCGCTGGGTCTGGGTCCGTGCCGAGCCGATTCTCTCGGATGGGGAAGTCACGCGAATCGTTGGTTTCACCCGCGACATTACCGACCGACGCCGGCGCAAACGCCAACTCGTCGTGATGGATACGCTCTTGCGCCACAACCTCCGCAACGATATGTGCGTGATTCTTGGAATGGCTGAACAACTCACGCGTGCAACGACGGACGACGCTGATGCATCCGTTCCAACACTCGAGCCGGAAACTGTCTCACAATACACAGACGTCATCTGCGAACATGGTGAGCAACTGCTCGAGAGCGCAAGCAAGCAACGCCAGATCATCGATTTACTGGCACATGCACCCGTCCGGTCAGCCGCGGATACCGTGTCTATCGTCAGCGATGCAATCGAGCAGACGCGGGCGTCGTACACGGCATCGATCGAGACCGAGTTGCCAGAGTCCGCGCTTGCGATAACCATCACCGAACTCAAGGCAGCGATCCGTGAACTCCTCGAGAACGCGGTCGAACATGCCCCGAGCGACGACCCCGAGGTGACAGTAGCCATTGAGCCAACCGGGGACGACACCGTCGCGATCACTGTCCAAGACGACTGCCCACCGATTCCTGAACTCGAGTTCCGTGTCCTCACTGGCGAGTGGGAGATGACCGACGTCTATCACACTTCGGGACTGGGACTGTGGCTCGTCTACTGGGTCGTCGACCTCTCGAACGGCTGGGTCGACTTTTCGCGATCTGAGGACGCAAATCGCGGGAACGAGATAACCCTCTATCTGCCACGGGCACCCACTGCAGCCAACCGGTGA
- a CDS encoding HNH endonuclease signature motif containing protein, with protein MTRMTAERFFGGNDHRIETLHSTLRFVSRQTPTEHELTNWLLENTSAGSESTISKNISFLESVDLLEHTPEGYESTNKGEAFWKHDEPLVMYEGLATVVDGFREIARAIPNGHRTVTEIQEQLQEAYPDHVLPKDVVTRHLGWLESLDLVTKQDESYFIPIENGEFEVGKTYSRWFIHDVLKGGRYKGIATPSDHPLIFIFTGDAGSTYGYQDEFLEDDTFLYTGEGTEGEMTMDGGNEAIRTHKANDENLHLFENTDQPWISTYLGEYEYVGHRRTELPDENGDLRDAFRFELAPIGGTDVELETTPTALSDHELFEKAKQSSPGGTQPDEPDETPANSSTSRTYPRSDIVREFALRVADGVCQGCEEAAPFQNSSGEPFLEVHHLTRRSDGGPDDPENVIALCPNCHRRVHEGRDGDEFNRRLKDKATVRNETFR; from the coding sequence ATGACTCGAATGACCGCTGAACGGTTTTTCGGCGGGAACGACCATCGGATTGAAACTCTTCACTCGACGCTTCGATTTGTCTCGAGGCAAACCCCTACAGAACACGAGCTAACCAACTGGCTACTCGAGAATACGTCCGCTGGCTCGGAATCAACAATCTCGAAAAACATCTCCTTTCTCGAGTCGGTTGATCTGCTTGAGCACACGCCTGAGGGCTACGAGTCGACGAACAAGGGCGAGGCCTTCTGGAAACACGACGAACCGCTCGTGATGTATGAAGGGCTCGCAACGGTTGTCGACGGATTTCGGGAAATCGCTCGAGCGATTCCGAACGGCCATCGAACGGTCACGGAGATTCAAGAGCAGCTCCAAGAGGCCTATCCCGATCACGTGCTCCCAAAAGATGTCGTCACGCGCCATCTCGGATGGCTCGAGTCACTCGATCTGGTCACCAAACAAGACGAGAGCTATTTCATCCCAATCGAAAACGGCGAGTTCGAGGTCGGCAAGACCTACAGCCGGTGGTTCATTCACGACGTGCTCAAAGGCGGGCGATACAAGGGAATTGCGACGCCAAGCGACCACCCGCTCATTTTCATCTTCACGGGCGACGCCGGAAGCACCTACGGCTATCAGGACGAGTTTCTCGAGGACGACACCTTCCTCTACACTGGTGAGGGAACGGAAGGCGAGATGACGATGGACGGCGGGAACGAAGCAATTCGAACTCACAAAGCGAACGACGAGAACCTCCATCTCTTCGAGAATACCGACCAGCCCTGGATCAGTACCTATCTCGGCGAGTACGAGTACGTCGGCCACCGCAGAACGGAGTTACCCGACGAGAACGGCGACCTGCGAGACGCGTTTCGGTTCGAACTGGCTCCCATCGGCGGCACGGACGTCGAACTCGAGACCACACCGACTGCACTCTCGGACCACGAACTCTTCGAGAAGGCCAAGCAGAGTTCGCCAGGAGGGACACAACCAGACGAACCCGACGAGACACCGGCCAACTCGAGCACCAGCCGAACCTACCCCCGATCCGATATCGTCCGTGAATTCGCACTGCGAGTCGCGGACGGCGTCTGCCAGGGCTGTGAGGAGGCGGCCCCGTTCCAAAACTCGAGTGGCGAGCCCTTTCTCGAGGTGCACCACCTCACGCGCCGGAGTGACGGCGGCCCGGACGACCCAGAGAACGTGATCGCGCTGTGTCCGAACTGTCATCGACGGGTGCACGAAGGCCGTGACGGCGACGAATTCAACCGCCGACTGAAAGACAAAGCCACAGTCCGAAACGAGACGTTTCGATAA
- a CDS encoding 30S ribosomal protein S15 — MARMHTRRRGSSGSDKPTADEPPEWSDVDADEIEDRVVELAEQGYEPSQIGIKLRDEGVTGTPVPDVKLATGKKITEILEENDAQSEIPEDLRSLMERAVRLREHVQQNPQDYQNKRSLQNTESKVRRLVAYYRGDELEADFQYSYDVAVELLEEN; from the coding sequence ATGGCACGAATGCATACCCGCCGTCGCGGCTCGTCCGGTTCGGACAAGCCCACGGCAGACGAACCACCGGAGTGGAGCGACGTCGACGCCGACGAGATCGAAGACCGCGTCGTCGAACTGGCAGAGCAGGGCTACGAACCCAGCCAGATTGGGATCAAGCTGCGTGACGAAGGTGTCACGGGCACGCCCGTCCCGGACGTCAAGTTGGCGACCGGCAAGAAAATCACCGAGATCCTCGAGGAAAACGACGCACAGTCGGAGATTCCTGAGGACCTGCGGAGTCTGATGGAGCGCGCCGTGCGTCTACGCGAGCACGTCCAGCAGAACCCACAGGACTACCAGAACAAGCGCTCGCTGCAGAACACGGAGTCGAAGGTTCGCCGACTCGTTGCCTACTACCGTGGCGACGAACTCGAGGCTGACTTCCAGTACTCCTACGACGTCGCAGTCGAACTCCTCGAAGAGAACTAA
- the truD gene encoding tRNA pseudouridine(13) synthase TruD encodes MRPAHPTEQAVGMEYYVSDTDGVGGHLREDDEEFRVRELERFDTEPVDAPTDAYPYLVFRATLRGWDTNDFASRISDALGISRERVNWAGTKDKYAVTTQLFSVYGADLSDLPDVNGAELEVLGRAGRNLEFGDLAGNAFTLVVSDPETPDNAPAITEELQDFGGLETADDDEPTPIGVPNFFGQQRFGSRRPITHEVGLEIVRGDWKGAVMAYLGRPTDAEPESTQDARTFVEVTEDWQEALERFPNRLRYERSMLHGLAECDGEPEPDDFRAALERVPSNLQRLFVHAAQSYAFNQMLSTRLERGLPFNRPVAGDVVCFADSNAPDELELPDPDRLQRVDDRRVDSVTRHCERGRAFVTAPLVGTDTELADGEQGEIEREVLADLDLEPGDFDLPGEFYSSGTRRAILVRTDLEVGLEPLSLSFALPKGSYATVVAREFLKVDPVDLG; translated from the coding sequence ATGCGCCCGGCCCACCCCACAGAGCAGGCTGTCGGCATGGAGTATTACGTCAGCGACACCGACGGCGTCGGCGGTCATCTCCGCGAGGACGACGAGGAGTTTCGTGTTCGCGAACTCGAGCGCTTCGACACTGAGCCGGTCGATGCGCCGACGGACGCCTATCCGTATCTCGTGTTCCGAGCGACGCTGCGAGGCTGGGATACGAACGACTTCGCCTCGCGAATCTCCGACGCGTTAGGAATCTCCCGCGAGCGGGTCAACTGGGCTGGCACAAAAGACAAGTACGCCGTAACGACGCAGCTATTTTCGGTCTACGGCGCTGACCTGTCGGACCTGCCCGATGTCAACGGCGCGGAGTTAGAGGTCCTCGGCCGAGCAGGGCGAAATCTCGAGTTCGGTGACCTCGCGGGCAACGCGTTCACGCTCGTGGTTAGCGATCCCGAAACTCCGGACAACGCGCCGGCGATCACCGAGGAACTCCAGGACTTCGGCGGGCTCGAGACTGCAGATGATGACGAGCCGACGCCGATCGGTGTTCCTAACTTCTTCGGCCAGCAGCGATTCGGGAGCCGCCGACCGATCACCCACGAGGTCGGTCTCGAGATCGTCCGCGGCGACTGGAAGGGCGCGGTCATGGCGTATCTTGGGCGGCCGACGGATGCCGAACCCGAGAGCACACAGGACGCCCGAACGTTCGTCGAGGTAACCGAAGACTGGCAGGAAGCTCTCGAGCGATTCCCGAATCGGCTGCGCTACGAGCGGTCGATGCTCCACGGCCTCGCCGAGTGCGATGGCGAGCCCGAACCCGATGACTTCCGGGCTGCCCTCGAGCGTGTTCCCTCGAACCTGCAGCGGCTGTTCGTCCACGCCGCCCAGTCGTACGCGTTCAACCAGATGCTCAGCACACGCCTCGAGCGCGGGCTTCCGTTCAACCGCCCGGTCGCAGGCGATGTCGTCTGTTTTGCAGATAGTAATGCGCCTGACGAACTCGAGCTTCCTGACCCCGACCGACTGCAGCGTGTCGACGACCGGCGCGTCGACTCGGTGACGCGCCACTGCGAGCGCGGGCGGGCGTTCGTCACCGCGCCGCTGGTTGGGACCGACACGGAGCTCGCAGACGGCGAACAGGGCGAGATCGAACGAGAGGTACTTGCGGATCTCGACCTCGAGCCAGGCGACTTCGACCTGCCGGGAGAGTTCTACTCGAGCGGGACGCGACGGGCGATTCTCGTTCGGACGGACCTCGAGGTTGGCCTCGAGCCGCTGTCGCTGTCGTTTGCGCTGCCGAAGGGGTCCTACGCAACGGTGGTCGCGCGGGAGTTCCTGAAAGTCGATCCGGTTGATCTGGGTTGA
- a CDS encoding helix-turn-helix domain-containing protein, whose amino-acid sequence MRLSGTWMTIWDDRILEIIRAEDAGRVGDLAERDAIRISQSSVSRRCKKLAENSLLRPLGNGVYTISDKGEAYLDGEYDAENDVYLKRSSS is encoded by the coding sequence ATGCGACTGTCTGGGACGTGGATGACGATCTGGGATGATCGAATTCTCGAGATCATTCGAGCTGAAGATGCAGGTCGGGTTGGCGATCTCGCTGAACGAGATGCGATTCGTATTTCTCAGTCCTCGGTTTCCCGTCGCTGCAAGAAATTAGCTGAAAACAGCCTGCTTCGCCCTCTTGGGAACGGGGTTTACACGATTAGCGACAAAGGAGAAGCGTATCTTGACGGAGAGTACGATGCTGAGAACGACGTCTACTTGAAAAGGAGTAGTTCATGA